AGGGCAGGTCCTCGATCCCCGCCTCGAATTCCTGCACCACCTCGGGCGTGACCAGCGCGGTGGCGAGGATGACCTCGATCCGCATACGTTCCTCGGCCTGCTCGCCCGCCGACACCAGCGCCGAGGCGCGCGTGACCGGGGCCGGACCCGCCGGGGCGGCAGCCGCCCGCCCGCGTCCCGGCTGCCCGGGTTTCCGCGCCGGCCGGAACAGCTGCCACTGCAGATCGCGCAGCGCGCGCTCGTAATGGTTGCGCAGCGTCTGGTCCCGGATCCCGGCAACCCGGTCCTTCAGCGTCTTTTCCAGCGCCGCCTTACGCTCGGGGCTGTCAAAGACCCTGCCCTCGGTTTCGCGCCGCCATAGAAGGTCGACCATCGGTATCGCCGCGTCGATCAGCGATTGCATGGCCGCGGCACCGCGGGACCGGATCAGGTCGTCCGGGTCCAGCCCCTCGGGCATCAGCGCAAAGCGCAGCGATTTGCCGGCCTCGAGCAACGGCAGCGCCAGGTCGATGAGCCGCATCGCCGCGCGCAGCCCCGCCGTATCGCCATCCAGCGCGATCACCGGTTCGGGCGCGATCCGCCACAGCAACTGCAACTGGGTTTCCGTGACCGCCGTGCCCAGCGGCGCCACGCTGGCCGCGAACCCCGCACCCGCCAGCGCGATCACGTCCATATAGCCCTCGGCGACCAGCAGCGGCTGTCCCTTGCCCGCCGCTTCGCGCGCCGGGCCGTGGTTGAACAGGTTGCGGCCCTTGTCGAACAGCACTGTTTCCGGCGAATTCAGGTATTTCGCATTGTCATTCGGGTCCATCGCCCGGCCACCAAAGGCGATGCAACGCCCGCGCGCATCCCGGATCGGGAACATGATCCGGTTCCGGAACACGTCATAGGGCTTGCCCCCTTTCGACGAGGGCCGGGCCAGCCCCGCATCGAGGATCAGGTCTTCGGCAATGCCCTTGCCGCGCAGATGATCCCACAGGTTCTGCCACCCGTCGGGCGCGAACCCGATGTCCCACCGGTCGCGCGCCGCGTCATCCAGCCCCCGGCCCGTCAGGTAGTCGCGCGCCGCCGCCCCGGCCCCGGTGGCCAGTTGCATCCGGAAAAACTGCGCCGCCTGTTCGGCCACATCGGCCAGTTGCGTGCGCCGGTCGGCCTTTTCCTGCGCCTGCGGATCACGGGCGGGCATCGACAGCCCCGCCTCGCGCGCCAGCAGTTCGACCGCCTCCATGAACCCGGTGTTCTCGGTTTCCTGCACGAAACGGAACACATCGCCCTTGGCGTGACAGCCAAAGCAGTAATAGAACCCCTTGCGGTCATCCACATGGAAGCTGGCGGTCTTTTCCTGATGGAACGGGCACGGCGCCCACATGTCGCCCCGGCCCTGGTTCGACTTGCGCGTGTCCCACGTCACCTTGCGACCGGCCACCTGGACCAGGCTCAGGCGGCTGCGCAATTCGTCGAGAAATCCGGGAGGCAGACTCATGGCAGGCACTATCGGCCCTGACGCGGTGCGAGTCTAGGCGCGCGGCACCGTCAGTTGCTCATGCAGGTGTTCATCCATTCCGCACCGAGGTCGGTCTTTTTCAGCTGGCGTTTCTTCAGGCCATAGATCTGGGCCGCGAAGATCGGGATCGCGTTGTCATAGTTCCCGGGCCAGTCGCGATTGCCCGCCGTGATTGTCCCGACCACATCCGCCTGCTTCACACCGTCCAGCCGGGCCTGCTGCACGGCCGCCACGATCGCCGCCTGATAGGTGCAGTCTTCTGTCTTGGAAACCGCCAGCGCGGGCTGGCTCAGCAGGATCAGCGCCGCAACGCTGGGGATCAGGCGGGGGATCATATCTCTCTCCGGGTGACTCGTTTCGGCCTGCATCCTATCCCCGCGCGGCGACCGCTTCCATCGCGGTTTGCAGTTCATGCACAAGCGTGTGCGCCATCGACCGGAACGCCATGATCCGCCAGCGCCGCACGCCCAGCCGGGTCAGCGACACATGCAGCTGACCGAGCTGCGTGCGCGCGGTATGTCCGCGCCTGAAAACCGTTGGCCGCAGATCGACCGGCACCAGCCGCGCCAGCACCACGGGCGCGGCGTCGCCCTCGAGATCGACCACGGCCCAGCCATCCGACTGATCGCTGAGCGCGGCATGTTCGGCCAGGGCCGCATCCGGGTCCGGCCCGGCCAGCAGGATCTGCCCGCGCCCGAACCAGATCGCGCGTTTGCCGGATCTGCCGGTGGCGCGTCCGGGCCCGGGCAGCCCCAGATCATGCGCGGCACGCAACACGGCATCCAACGCGCGGTCCCGGCCCGGCCAGGGCGAAATCAGCGTCAGCGCCGCCGGGGGGACTTCGGTCAGCCTCACGCCGCCGATCTGCAGCGGCAGCAGCCCGTCGCAGGGCGTTTTCGCGATCAGTTCAGCCACGCATCCGCCCTCCTTCGGGATCGAAAAAGGCCGGACCGGTCACCTCGCACAGCGTTTCCAGCCCGCGCAGGTGGTCGACCATCCTGATCCGTTCGCCATGGCGCGCGCGGCCGTCGCGCAGGAACCCCAGCGCCAGAGTCCGCTCCAGCGTGGGCGAGAAACAGGCCGATGTAACATGCCCTTCGGCATGTTCGCGCACCGGCGCGGCGCCTTCGGCGAACAGATAGGCCCCGGCCGTCATCTGTTTGACCGACCCCACCGCGACCAGGCCGACCAGTTGCGCCCGGTCCGGACCGGACAGGCCCGGCCGTTCCGACATGGTTTTCCCGATGCAGTCCTTGGCTTCCGATACCATGTCCTGCATCCCCAGATCGAAGGCGGTCACCCGGCCATCGATCTCGGCATGGGTGATGAACCCTTTCTCGATGCGCAGCACATTGAGCGCCTCCATCCCGTAGGGTCCGCCACCCAGCGCCCCGGCCCGCGCCAGCAGCTGTCGATAGAGGCTGTCGCCATAGCGGGCCGGCACCGCGATCTCATAACCTTCCTCGCCCGAGAACGAGATCCGGAACAGCCGCGCCGCCACGCCCATGACCGCAACCGGACCGCAGGCCATGAACGGCCAGTCATCAGGGTCGAGCCGCGTATCCAGCAACGCGTCCAGCAGGTCACGCGCCTTAGGTCCCGCGATCGCGAACTGCGCCCATTGCTCGGTGACCGAGGCGATGCGCACCTGCCAGTCCGGGCGCAGGCATTGGGTCACGAAATCCAGATGCCGCATCACCTGTCCCGCCGCAGCCGTGGTGGTGGTCATCAGGTAGTGCGTATCCCCCAGCCGCGCGGTGGTGCCGTCATCCATGACATGCCCGTCCTCGCGCAGCATCAGCCCATAGCGGACCCGCCCCGCCCTCAGCGTCGAGAACCGGCCGGTATAGACGAAATCCAGCAGCGCCGCCGCATCCGGCCCCTGAATGTCGATCTTGCCCAGCGTCGAGACATCGCAGATGCCGACCGCCTTGCGCACCATGCGCACTTCGCGGTCGCAGGATTGCCGCCAGCTGGTTTCGCCGGGGCCGGGAAAATACCCCGGGCGATACCACAGCCCCGCCTCGATCATCGGCGCGCCGCGATCGACACTGGCCTGATGCGAGGTCGTGAACCGTTCCGGCGCGAACCCCCTGCCCGCGCCGCCCGCGCCCATCGCCGCAATCGGCACCGGCACGAAAGGCGGGCGATAGGTCGTCGTCCCGGCCTGCGGGATCGTCTGCCCGGTGGCACCCGCCAGCACCGCCAGCGCCGCCACATTCGAACTCTTGCCCTGATCGGTGGCCATGCCCTGCGTGGTGTAGCGCTTCATGTGCTCGACCGAGCGGAAGTTCTCGGCCGCGGCTTGTTCGACATCCTTCACGGTGACATCGTTCTGGAAATCCAGCCAGGCCCGTCCCTTGCCCGGCACCGCCCACAGCGGATCGGGCGCACGATAGCGGTCGCTGGCCCCGGGCAACGGGATGTCGGGCGCGGTCAGGCCGAGATCGCCCAGCATGGCGACAGCCGCATCGCGGCCCTCGGCCAGGCAGGCGGCGGTCGTCATGGCGCCATTGCAGGCCCCGGCGGCACGCAGCCCCGGCACCGCGCCCGGAGACGGCACGAACGCATGGATGTCCTCGCGCCAGTCGGGACGCCCGCCCAGATGGCAGCTCAGGTGCAGGGTCGGGTTCCAGCCGCCCGTAACAGCCAGGCAATCCGACGCCAGCCGCTCCTCGCCGCGAACCGAGCGAATGGTGATCGCCTCCAGCCGATGCCGCCCGGCGGCATCGCAGACCATCGCGCCCCGATGCACCGGAAAGCCATCCTCGCGCGGGCCGTCATGGCGGCTGTCGACCAGACCGGCCACATGCACCCCGGCCGCGACCAGGTCACGCGCGGTGCGATAGGCATCGTCATTGTTGCCAAAGACCGTAACCGCCCTGCCCGGGCTGACGCCCCACCGGTTCAGGTAGGCCCGCACCGCCCCGGCCAGCATGATGCCCGGCCGGTCGTTGTTGCGAAACGCGACCGGCCGCTCCAGCGCACCGGCGGCCAGCACCACGCGCCGGGCGGTGAGACGCCAGAAGCAATCGCGCGGCAGATGCGGATGACGCGGGCGATGGTGACCCACGCGCTCCAACGCGCCATAGGTGCCGCCATCATAGGCGCCAGTCACGGTGGTGCGCGGCATCAACCGCACATTGTCCAGCGCTGCCAGCTCTGCCAGCACGGCATCGACCCAGTCATGGCCCGCCTGCCCGCCCACATCTTCGCGTTCCGCCAGCAACCGGCCGCCCATGCGCAGGTCCTCATCGACGAGGATCACGTCGGCCCCCGCGCGCCCGGCCACCAGCGCCGCCATCAGCCCCGCCGGCCCCGCGCCGATCACCAGCAGGTCGCAGAAGGCAAAGGCCTTTTCGTTCCGGTCCGGGTCGGCCTCGCCGCTCAGCGCCCCCAGCCCCGCCGCCGACCGGATCACCGGCTCATAGAGCCGATCCCAGGCCCGGCGCGGCCACATGAAGGTCTTGTAATAGAACCCCGCGCCCAGGAACGGCGCCGCCAGATCGTTGATCCCCTGCAGGTCGAACCGCAGCGACGGCCAGCGGTTCTGGCTTTCGGCCCGCAGGCCGTCATATATCTCCTGCACCGTGGCGCGGGTGTTCGGGTCGCGCCGTGCGCCCGAGCCGATGGTCACCAGCGCATTCGGTTCTTCCGATCCGGCGGTCAGGATGCCACGCGGGCGATGGTATTTGAACGACCGCCCGACCAGATGCACGTCATTTGCCAGCAGCGCCGATGCCAGCGTGTCACCCTCGACCCCTTCGTAACTCCGGCCATCGAAGGTGAACCGCACCGGGCGCGCGCGGTCGATCAGTCCGCCCGTCGCCAGCCTCATCGCCCCGCCTCCCCGGCCAGTTCCGCATCCAGTATCTCATGGTTGACTGTGTCTCGGGTGACGACGATCCAGGCCGCGCACCCGGCCTCGTGATACCACAGATCGCGGGTGAGCCCCGCCGGATTATCCCGCAGATGAACATAGGCATCCCAGGCATCGTCCGCAGCCTCGGGATCGGGCCGCTCCAGCGCCACCGCCGCACCCTGATAATAGAACTCGCGCCGGTCCCGCTCGCCGCAGATCGGACAGGG
This is a stretch of genomic DNA from Pukyongiella litopenaei. It encodes these proteins:
- a CDS encoding sarcosine oxidase subunit gamma, whose translation is MAELIAKTPCDGLLPLQIGGVRLTEVPPAALTLISPWPGRDRALDAVLRAAHDLGLPGPGRATGRSGKRAIWFGRGQILLAGPDPDAALAEHAALSDQSDGWAVVDLEGDAAPVVLARLVPVDLRPTVFRRGHTARTQLGQLHVSLTRLGVRRWRIMAFRSMAHTLVHELQTAMEAVAARG
- a CDS encoding sarcosine oxidase subunit delta, translated to MRIPCPICGERDRREFYYQGAAVALERPDPEAADDAWDAYVHLRDNPAGLTRDLWYHEAGCAAWIVVTRDTVNHEILDAELAGEAGR
- a CDS encoding sarcosine oxidase subunit alpha family protein, with translation MRLATGGLIDRARPVRFTFDGRSYEGVEGDTLASALLANDVHLVGRSFKYHRPRGILTAGSEEPNALVTIGSGARRDPNTRATVQEIYDGLRAESQNRWPSLRFDLQGINDLAAPFLGAGFYYKTFMWPRRAWDRLYEPVIRSAAGLGALSGEADPDRNEKAFAFCDLLVIGAGPAGLMAALVAGRAGADVILVDEDLRMGGRLLAEREDVGGQAGHDWVDAVLAELAALDNVRLMPRTTVTGAYDGGTYGALERVGHHRPRHPHLPRDCFWRLTARRVVLAAGALERPVAFRNNDRPGIMLAGAVRAYLNRWGVSPGRAVTVFGNNDDAYRTARDLVAAGVHVAGLVDSRHDGPREDGFPVHRGAMVCDAAGRHRLEAITIRSVRGEERLASDCLAVTGGWNPTLHLSCHLGGRPDWREDIHAFVPSPGAVPGLRAAGACNGAMTTAACLAEGRDAAVAMLGDLGLTAPDIPLPGASDRYRAPDPLWAVPGKGRAWLDFQNDVTVKDVEQAAAENFRSVEHMKRYTTQGMATDQGKSSNVAALAVLAGATGQTIPQAGTTTYRPPFVPVPIAAMGAGGAGRGFAPERFTTSHQASVDRGAPMIEAGLWYRPGYFPGPGETSWRQSCDREVRMVRKAVGICDVSTLGKIDIQGPDAAALLDFVYTGRFSTLRAGRVRYGLMLREDGHVMDDGTTARLGDTHYLMTTTTAAAGQVMRHLDFVTQCLRPDWQVRIASVTEQWAQFAIAGPKARDLLDALLDTRLDPDDWPFMACGPVAVMGVAARLFRISFSGEEGYEIAVPARYGDSLYRQLLARAGALGGGPYGMEALNVLRIEKGFITHAEIDGRVTAFDLGMQDMVSEAKDCIGKTMSERPGLSGPDRAQLVGLVAVGSVKQMTAGAYLFAEGAAPVREHAEGHVTSACFSPTLERTLALGFLRDGRARHGERIRMVDHLRGLETLCEVTGPAFFDPEGGRMRG